One segment of Toxotes jaculatrix isolate fToxJac2 chromosome 8, fToxJac2.pri, whole genome shotgun sequence DNA contains the following:
- the LOC121185660 gene encoding FXYD domain-containing ion transport regulator 6-like isoform X2 yields MDLVVLVALSSCLAPALASTTDEDKDYDSAFHYDYESLRIGGLVFAVVLFLMGIFLIVSRKCTCSKKDKSRPRGPDVESGVPRAK; encoded by the exons ATGGATCTTGTGGTATTGGTGGCATTGAGCAGCTGTTTGGCTCCTGCACTTG CTTCAACGACAGATGAGGACAAAG ACTATGACAGTGCTTTTCATTACG atTATGAATCTCTGAGAATTGGTGGTCTGGTTTTTGCAGTGGTCCTGTTCCTCATGGGTATCTTCCTCATTGTCA GCCGGAAATGTACCTGCTCAAAGAAAGACAAGTCACG GCCCAGAGGTCCTGATGTGGAATCAGGTGTTCCAAGGG CTAAGTAG
- the LOC121185660 gene encoding FXYD domain-containing ion transport regulator 6-like isoform X1: protein MDLVVLVALSSCLAPALGSAFGREMFASTTDEDKDYDSAFHYDYESLRIGGLVFAVVLFLMGIFLIVSRKCTCSKKDKSRPRGPDVESGVPRAK, encoded by the exons ATGGATCTTGTGGTATTGGTGGCATTGAGCAGCTGTTTGGCTCCTGCACTTG GCTCAGCGTTTGGCAGGGAAATGTTTG CTTCAACGACAGATGAGGACAAAG ACTATGACAGTGCTTTTCATTACG atTATGAATCTCTGAGAATTGGTGGTCTGGTTTTTGCAGTGGTCCTGTTCCTCATGGGTATCTTCCTCATTGTCA GCCGGAAATGTACCTGCTCAAAGAAAGACAAGTCACG GCCCAGAGGTCCTGATGTGGAATCAGGTGTTCCAAGGG CTAAGTAG